In the genome of Mucilaginibacter defluvii, one region contains:
- a CDS encoding glycoside hydrolase family 43 protein, with amino-acid sequence MKKALLCLGLCLACMAGFSQQTASFTNPLLPGGPDPWNTYKDGYYYYTHTTGNHLAIWKTKDITDLKSAERKTIWTPPPGTMYSKEIWAPELHFIRGKWYMYFAADDGNNDHHRMYVVENASADPMQGEWTFKGQVKDATGKWAIDGSVFENKGQLYMIWAGWEGDVNVKQNIYIAKMSNPWTISSERVMIATPTYAWEKDGDLPGGKHLDVNEGPQILMHGKDIFLIYSASACWTDNYALGMLRAKANANLLDPKSWKKSPEPVFKQSPETGVYAPGHNSFFKSPDGKEDWILYHANSNPGDGCSNKRSPRAQKFTWNKDGSPNFGVPLSTSKPLAKPSGIK; translated from the coding sequence AACCCGCTGCTGCCTGGTGGTCCTGATCCGTGGAATACTTATAAGGACGGGTACTACTACTACACCCATACCACCGGCAACCATCTGGCCATCTGGAAAACAAAGGACATTACCGACCTTAAATCCGCCGAACGGAAAACAATCTGGACACCGCCTCCGGGCACCATGTATTCTAAAGAAATATGGGCGCCGGAGCTGCATTTCATCCGCGGTAAATGGTATATGTATTTTGCTGCTGATGATGGGAATAACGATCATCACCGCATGTACGTGGTAGAAAACGCTTCGGCTGACCCCATGCAAGGCGAATGGACATTTAAAGGCCAGGTAAAGGATGCTACCGGCAAGTGGGCTATTGATGGTTCGGTATTTGAAAATAAGGGCCAGCTATACATGATATGGGCAGGCTGGGAAGGCGATGTAAACGTAAAGCAGAACATTTACATAGCCAAAATGAGCAACCCCTGGACTATTAGCAGCGAACGGGTAATGATAGCCACGCCGACTTATGCGTGGGAAAAGGATGGCGACCTGCCCGGCGGCAAACACCTGGATGTGAACGAAGGGCCGCAGATACTGATGCACGGTAAGGACATTTTCCTGATCTACTCGGCCAGCGCCTGCTGGACGGATAATTACGCCCTGGGTATGCTGCGCGCAAAAGCCAACGCTAACCTGCTCGACCCAAAATCATGGAAAAAATCGCCGGAGCCGGTATTTAAGCAATCGCCCGAAACGGGTGTTTACGCGCCGGGACATAACTCCTTCTTCAAATCGCCGGATGGCAAAGAGGACTGGATTCTGTATCACGCTAACTCTAACCCCGGCGATGGCTGCAGCAACAAGCGTTCGCCGCGTGCCCAAAAGTTTACCTGGAATAAGGATGGCTCACCTAACTTTGGTGTACCGCTTAGTACAAGTAAACCGTTAGCCAAACCATCCGGAATTAAATAA